tcagaaggccagagggtcagagggataGAGGGTCAGAAggccagagggagagagggtcagaaggccagagggtcagagggataGAGGGTCAGAAGgctagagggagagagggtcagagggtcagaaggagagagggtcagagggagagagggtcagagggtcagacggccagagggtcagagggataGAGTGTCAGAGGATCAGAaggacagagggtcagagggagagaggggaaatgTAACTCTTATTTCGACTCCGGATGAGGAACAGATCCCCGATGGCTGAAGTCAACATGACGCACCAGCAGGGAGGCATCATGAAACTGAAAGACACTCTTTAAACGCCAGGCAGTTCATCAGGGTtgcaggcaaggaggcaaggaggcaaggaggcaagtcGGTGGTAGCGGTATATGGAATTCTAGGGTGATGTTTACAAACTAAATGCAAACAGGAAGCTGAAGGTGTAACACCACACAGTGAACACTTCCTGGCGTACCCTGATTGAAGACGACGCATCGGCCGCTGCCCGAACATTGCCGGCAGAATACGGTCCGACTGTCGACGAGAGCTGAGGCCTTCCTGGAGGGGGGAAATCGGACTTGTCGATTCCAGCCATCGAAGCCAGCTGACCAAggctaaaaaagaagaagaaagaagataaatatattttagtGAAAGTAAAAGGCACATAAATGTCATTAAAAGGACGACTGCAGTGTTCGGGGAAACGGTCTTGAGATGATGAATTGGTCAAAGTtaacaaatgacacacacacacacacacacacacacacacacacacacacacacacacacacacacacacacacacacacacacacacacacacacacacacacacacacacacacacacacgacttaaTGCACCCATAGCAGCAATACAATcattttctaataataataattgggtATACTAATACAAGAATTGTcgccataattttttttttaaagtagccaCAACAAACTGACACATGAGAATGAAGTGCTGCTAAGTGATGGACAGGACTGGTGCAAGGACACTGGTTTGATTctgttcacaaattaaaaacaattaatgTGATAGAGGGGAATAATACGAGGGACAAATTCATCCAAATTTCTTTCTTTGGCCCCAGAGGAAGCGGCTGATCTCCACCAGTTTCCTGCACCGTATGGTCTTGGTTGCAGAACAACCCGGCATCCTTTAAAGGCCTCATAAAACAAGGTCGACCATCAAAGAAAtgaatacaaatcaaaagtaGACACAAAGAATAacaattaaagaaaactggtGTTCCTGTCTAAATGAAACTCTCCTTTGAACCGGACTCAGTGTCAGGTTTTGGAAAAGGAGGAAGCCAACGGGACCAGAACAAACAGACCAGTGTTTATAAAGGGCGCCTCACAACGAAAGTGAAATCCAGCACCTACGGTAAGAATGCCACACGGCCCATGAGAGGCTGACCCTTTCATGAGCCAGAACATAACATGTTCTACTTCTTAAATGGAAAGAAATAATGATATGCTTGTAAGTTAAGTAAACCTCGGCACGCTGTACAAACTGAGCTATTATAAGGCATCACATTTAACTTATAACATAAAAGGGTAGGAATAGATatttacaatttaaattgtTGACTTCCCCAAAAAAGCTACAGTGAAAACTAAATGAGATAAAAGATAATATGACAAGGGAAAGATGAGTAGTTCAATTCAATCCAAACCACTTTGTATCGGCCCAAGGTGAGTCACAGGTCTCCTGGTGGGAAAACCCGACATGTCCCAACAAGAGGATGGAAAAACAAGATGGCCAGAGAGATGCATAATGAAACCGAATGTTGTATATTCAAACAAAGACCCTCTTTCAGACACAGAACCAAACTGGCACAGTCAAAAGGCCAAAAGGGAGAAATGTTGTTCCGGGCAGATCTAAGAAAACCCACCCAGCATCTTTGAGGAGATCCAGGAAAGCGTGGAACCTGGTAAATGAACTCTCGATGCTCTCGAGGACCGCGTCGTCTTCAAGAGCACCGAGGGCGGGCGGTGCTGATGCTGACGCTGAGAGCGCCTCCGACAGGGAGAGGTTGTTGTCGCGGAGACGGGCGTTCTCCAACTCGTGCTGGACATAAACGACACAAAAAGATAAAAACGGCGTCTGGAAGCCAGTCTCCCGTTTCCTAATTTACATGAACACAACGCAGCACTGAGGGATAAAACATCGTCACCCAAAACCCATTTCAGTGCGGCGGGCCGACCCTCCAGCCATTTAGTGTTTAGGTGGAATTAAGATCCTGCAGTGTCACAACATAAAATTCTGGCTCTGACAAGATCTCTCAAACGAAGGCGATATCAATAAACTGGTGACTCCGGTGCAcgggaagagaaaagaaacaacagACGCTTCTATCTTTGAaaccatcctcacctccatgaGCCTGGACTCGGCTTTCAGTCGGGCCCTGCGCTCCTCTGCCAGCCTCAGGCGACACTCCTTGAGCTCCATCTGCAGGGcgattacacacagacacaaatacactcAAAGTCCATCAAAGCCCGGAAGCTTCTGCTTTTCTCTGGACACACGTCTTGCGATCATGACGACGCGACTGACCCGCATGTGTTCAAACTTCCTGTCCTGGGGACCACGAGATGGGGGTCCCTTCTCCACTTCCACCACCACTTCTTCGTGGctttcctcgtcctcctcctctccctccgagTCCGACTCCACAGTGACCTTCACGGTAGCTGCACCCTAATAGAAAACCAATGCAATTCAACAGATGGTGTTGAAGACAGTTCGACTTCACTTCACAGGTTCAATTAAATTATATTCATTTCAGGTTAtcttgtatagcccaatatcacaaatagaAAAAATTTCCTCAGTGGACTTTACGATCTGTACGCATACGACatcgatgacctttgacctcacatcagatcaggaaaaactcccaagaaatagaaaaaaccttttCAGGGGAAGAAATGGAAGAAtagaaacaatagatgtcatgtgtacataaGGAAGCAtttcagagttacaacacattcaatgagtatgaatgtatgaatagttagtcgcaggcatggaccacgatccagacctccacaatccatgaaacagaaggaggtagagaggagggggttcTGATCCATGTCACAATGCTTTCATTCATTTCTACAGCAATACACTGGAAACCCACCTGAAAGCTCTGATCCGTCACACATTCTCCAGGAGGCAGACCTCTGCAACAAAAGAGTCCATGAAACGTAATGTTAGTCTTCGACGCACTGAGCGATACCTGGAGAAAACTttgtaaacagaaggaggtgtAGTTCTGGATTGCTTGAGGAGACGCGTCTCATAAAAGCAGCCGAAAAAATAATAACTACGATGGGTTACATTTATGAGCTCCTCACCTCTGACGTCCAGCTCGTGCAGCAGCACGCCACGGCACGGGACCGGAGCGGGCCGAGGGCTTCTGGGTCTGAGCATCGCCGGAACTCCGTCCCACAGGAGATGGTCCTTTACGAGCGGCTgcaccagagagagaaagagagagagagagagagagaatctatCTCAAAAGAACTGAAGGTTGTGTTCACAGGCTAGAGACCAGACGATGTGCATTTAAACCTCGTCAGTTATGGAGTCTGAAAATCTAAGTTTTTCAAGTTTCagagtttcaagtttttattgtcacatccccttttatacaagtataatcggtttgtgaaattcttatgtgcaaaacacccgacagcagtagcagactaaaaaaaagaataagaatgagaataaactatacaagaTTGTTTAAAGTTAGCAACTGAGACAGTTTAGTTCAGTGTTGGGAAAATGAACCTTTTTAAAACACTTACAGCCACAATATTAGAGATTTAAAGAGCCTGGTGAAGAGCTGGAGTAAATGTtaacacaaaagaaaagatatatatttctataggaTGATTGTGTGGCCGCACCAGGAACAATACAATACGTGTTGTCCGTCTGTTTGAAATCACAGACAGCTGCCTGTGAAGTAGCAATGTGAGAAACAAGATAACAATGTATACCTTTCCTAAATGTCGTCTTCCCTCGGACTGTGCCGGGTAGCGCTCGCCTCTTTGGACCGGAAGCTTTCTGTGGCTCCGAGGCTGCAGGCTTGATCCAGCAGAACTGCGGTACGACATGAGGAAGACACAACCGCATCATGCCAGTCCACCCCTCAGTCATTCAGACGCCGACTGACGGCATTAGCTGAAGACACTCACCTCGGGTGACTGTCCGTCAGCGGTCATCAGCACTCGCTCTAGGACGGTTTTAATTAGGACCTTGTctgtaaaggaaaaaaataaatattttcccAGTCACATTTTTAGGATTTTCAGATACATGTGTGTACAATTACAGTATTAAACTAATTACAGTGTTGTCAAGCAATTATAGCATTTATTCCCATATGAAAACAGTACTTACTAAACTGGGTTAGATTTAGTTTGGAATTGGGACACCCTAGAGGCGACAATGTTTATGACACCCACAGTTACAAAAGTGCTGTGTGGAGCAAACAACCTACAAATGATTCATCATATTGGCAGAAGTAAAATATTTCCACCTTGAGGCAGCTTCTTACCAATTAAAGGGTTACTGCGAATATCCAGTACGCAAAGAGCAGTATTGGTTTTCAAGGCTTCCAGCAGACGGCGAGCTCCCTCGTTGGACAGACCGCACCTCTGGAGGTCCAAAGCTGCTCAACGAATCACAAAACAGACAGAACACTGAGAGAGATCCCTACAACAGGGAgggaaagaacaacaacataCTTCTCTTTGTCACTGACCTTTAACCCACAGGTCCTCTGCCACTTCATGCGCTAGAGCAGCAGCACCCCGGTCCCCAATCAAAGTGTTAGAGTTCAGGGTGATTCGCCGGAGACCTCCCATTCCCTCAAACTGTGGCTTCCGATACCTCAGAGACTCGGCCCATGCGGTACCATGCCTCTGCATTCCCTGATGCTGAgaatcacaacaacaaaatcatatgtgtatgtatatataaaatatattaatttaaattagATAGTCCAAAACACATTCAAATGGAATGGTTAAAAATGATATATCTCACCTTGATGATGTTGGCCATATGCTCTGCCCCTCTCCACGTGAGATTGCATCCTGTAAAATCTACCGTTCTGATGCTCGTAGAATACTTCACACTTTGGCAGATAACTGAAACATATGGAGAATGGAAGTTACATACAGTACAATATCCTTTGAAGGCGTTTCACACTGAATATACATACCCTCTAAGCCCTCATCAGAGATTGGACAGTTAGCCAGGGATAGGTTTTCCAAGGAAACACTTTTTGAAAAGCCCTGAAACAAAAAGCAAAAcacagatgtttttattttctttccagATTTCACAGAAAGATCCACTCCCAAATAAAAGTAAAGAGAAAAGTGTTTAGAAAATGCTAACGAGCTGATGATTACGTACCCATCTCTCTAGATAATTACACGAATGGTTTTAACGTCACCAGTTACACTGCAACTGATATTTGTTTACCTTTGTCAAGGTGATGAGGTCCCTCTCTCTGAGTGGAAGTCCATTGAGCTGCAGAGTCTTGAGGTTGGACGAGCCAGTCAGACACTCTCTCAGGGCCTTGCACAACTTAAATGTCATGTCCTTAGAGCGAATGGCTGGGATCCTCTTCTTGAAGCTAGACTTATAGTGCCTTCTATCTGAAAAAAGTGCTGATATGATTCATGTTTTATATGGAAAATtagtaaatatatactgtatacagaatataaatatctttaaaaaaaaaactttgtaaTCAGTTTTTCCCCCCAGCCTTACCTGTGTCTCCAGAAGCCAGACCAGCTTGGTATGTGCTACTTATTGCAATGTGGTGCAGGTGTTTGTTGATGCAGATGGAGCCGAGGATGGGTGGCCAGTCCGGGAGTTTGACCCGGTCTCCATTGAAGTCCAGCATCCCTTTGTCGAGGTTCATCCTAACAGCCGTGAGAGGCACCGACTCCTGTCTGGCACAGGCAGAGTCATAGCATGCCATGAAGTCCTGGGCACTCTGCCGCCGAATATGAGCGCTATCTTGAACCATCTTTGACCTAGGGGACAgtaatgttattttaaaaaacaccatGAAGCGAACTTCTCATATGTCAGAATAAATCAGTGACTAACTATGAGATCTCATCGACTCCTTTGGTActaataataaaactattataGATACTGACACTTccaatattatatttttttcattttctggtCATATTAGTAACTATTATGATATTCGTTATCAAACATGGTGTACACATATACAGGTGGGGTAACACAAGTTGATAGGTGTTACCTACAATGGTAGTTGGGTGGTCGAGCCTATAAGTAGGTTAGTTTAGTTAGCGTTACACCTCTCCTGTCACTCTTTGGTCCACAGCTGACCTCCCTTTAAAGATAACGGGTCGCGTGTGTTAAACCTTAACCTAATTTACAAGCTGGAATTAATGTGGTCGGCTCGCGTCAATTAGAAACAAAGTATAAGAAGCACCGCGTAGCGTTAACGTGAGTAGTCAGCGGGAGCTTCACAAGTGGCGTTAGCAAGCTAGGCTCCAAGCAACCGTCGTTAGTGAGGGAGAGTCACAGCCTCTCGAGCCCAACACGGTCATGTGTATCCACTGTGCTTCTATATGTTATCATACAACAACTGCATACAGTTATGTTACCTTCCCCGTACGGCTGGAGGCTGTATCCCCGTGGCTCGCTTCTCTCGGATTGGTCCTCGCCACAGTTTGACAACTTGTGTTATTGTTGACGATGTGGAGGACAAGCGCTCAAAAGTGGCGCTGCTGCGTCAGTGAAGCCACGCCCACATCTCTTCTTCACCGTGTTGTGTGTGAGTTTTCCCGGAGCGCTGCTGCCCCCTACTGGAGGGGAGACGTAAGAGACATGCACAATATCGGAGACCTCTTTGAGTGGAAAGTCTTGACCATGTCAGAAAAGGGAAGCAGATTATGAATGCTGTGTTTCAAACTCACATCAAAGCATTTATGGAGAGGGAAAGTGTAAAatacgtgttgttgttgttgttgtacgtaataataatattaaatacataattCATTTTAACACTAAAGgcattatttgttttataatGTGATGGATGtatataattcaattaaatctatttagtatagcccaaattacatatttgcctcagtggttcaggaaaaactcccgggGAGCAAATAGGTAAGAAACCTTCgggagagcaaaagaggaggatccctctatcagtacaatatatgtcatgtgaacaaaataaaaaacataacagagttacaacacattcaatataTGACAGAAAGTATTCATATAACGAGAGCATNCCCTCTATCAGGATGGACATAagtacaatatatgtcatgtgtacaaaataaaaaacataacagagttacaacacattcaatataTGACAGAAAGTATTCATATAACGAGAGCATGATGAACTATGCATTCATAAGGAAATATAGAAtccccaaaaaggaaaaaaacacatttggtaAGTACTATTGATGAAACTCGACTGATATTAACTTTGATCAGCTTTCAGAATCATATGATGATATGGTATTGTTATTCTACATTATTTCTGCACAAgcatatttgcatatatatttgcACATGCACCATATTGTAATCTACTGTACTGTGTAGTAtcattgtttttaatgaatttCCTTATTTGTCAAtaatttttacttttattataaACAGTTATTAGTCTCAGCCTTATCTTGTGCTGCTCTTACATGCCACTTTCCACCCAGGGGATCCATCAAGGTGTATCTTAGTTTATGTGTTATCTAGATTAATACATCAGGGGGGAAACAACTCTAcaccaacaaacaaaagaaaaggggaGTTTGGTTTCATGTAGCCCTTAATTATTTAAGTGGAACGTAGTACGTCCCTTTTAACATCAGTATTAATGTCGTAAGAAGTATTAAGTGTCACCAAGCCCTGATTGTATATTCCGTAATTATTTGAAGTTCGTCAACGTTGTGTAGTTTATTAAACATCATAATCAACTGGTCATGTGGTGCATTTAGATGTAACGTGTCACGTGTTAGAAACGACAAGGGGTCGTTGTATTGGAAATGAGCATCCCTAGTTTGGGGAAGTTTGGATTGGTGTCTCACCTCTGATCGGGACCCTGAATTAAAAAATGGAAAACCCGTTTTTCCGGTATGACCTTAATGCAGCACGACAACGCCTTCTGCcccgtgaagaagaagaaacgtgtAGTGGAAGCCCATTGGTCAGCACGAGTGCCAATCAGAGGCCTGCTCGCTCTCTTCCAGTAAtcccaacctcctcctcctctggattCACTGGGAATGGTTTTACTCATCGGTGTTACTACACGGCGGGGCACCAGCGCGGGGCGTTTTAACAACTTGAATATTGGATATATTCAGCCGGCATATTCAACAGCACTGAGAGGCATTCCTCGCTGCTCCTGAggtaatgttggtgttataatgtTGATGTGTTTTATGAACTTTTAACGGCAGTCCGTAGATGGCCGCTGACAGGACCccggagctaacgttagccgtgTTTTTCCCAAACACCAGTGGCCTGTCCTGCGTGTTGGTGGGGTGCTGGCTGGCATGGGAATGTCATTAttcattttaatacatttaaccCAGTCCGTCCAATTTAAGTACGCTGTCCCCCTTGTAAAGATACACGCTGTCGGGATGAGGGCTAACCGAGTGACCGCCGTGTGTCGGTTGTTTAAGAGACGTTAACGGGATCGATACCATCACGCTGCTCCGCGGCTAATGCTAGTGATGCAAACCGCTTTGTGATGATGCAGTTCGGGATACCTGCTGTATAGctgctttattctttatttatggAGAAGCAGAGTCaggaaaataagaaatacaaaatagctATTGCATATAACCAGCTTATACGTGTTGAGCGAGCAGGCAcgtctgttcttcttcttgggtAACGCTAGTTGGGACCCACAAGTTGTGATATGACAATGTGATTATTGAGTTTCTTTGTCATAATGGTT
The sequence above is a segment of the Pseudoliparis swirei isolate HS2019 ecotype Mariana Trench unplaced genomic scaffold, NWPU_hadal_v1 hadal_117, whole genome shotgun sequence genome. Coding sequences within it:
- the LOC130191500 gene encoding centrosomal protein of 78 kDa-like, with the translated sequence MVQDSAHIRRQSAQDFMACYDSACARQESVPLTAVRMNLDKGMLDFNGDRVKLPDWPPILGSICINKHLHHIAISSTYQAGLASGDTDRRHYKSSFKKRIPAIRSKDMTFKLCKALRECLTGSSNLKTLQLNGLPLRERDLITLTKGFSKSVSLENLSLANCPISDEGLEVICQSVKYSTSIRTVDFTGCNLTWRGAEHMANIIKHQGMQRHGTAWAESLRYRKPQFEGMGGLRRITLNSNTLIGDRGAAALAHEVAEDLWVKALDLQRCGLSNEGARRLLEALKTNTALCVLDIRSNPLIDKVLIKTVLERVLMTADGQSPEFCWIKPAASEPQKASGPKRRALPGTVRGKTTFRKAARKGPSPVGRSSGDAQTQKPSARSGPVPWRAAARAGRQRGLPPGECVTDQSFQGAATVKVTVESDSEGEEEDEESHEEVVVEVEKGPPSRGPQDRKFEHMRMELKECRLRLAEERRARLKAESRLMEHELENARLRDNNLSLSEALSASASAPPALGALEDDAVLESIESSFTRFHAFLDLLKDAGLGQLASMAGIDKSDFPPPGRPQLSSTVGPYSAGNVRAAADASSSIRSVFQFHDASLLVRHVDFSHRGSVPHPESK